The following are encoded in a window of Thermodesulfobacterium geofontis OPF15 genomic DNA:
- the kdsB gene encoding 3-deoxy-manno-octulosonate cytidylyltransferase, whose protein sequence is MRKVIIIPARYGSTRFPGKPLALLWGKTIIRHVYERALASEIEEIYVATDDERIFNEVISFGGKAILTSKEHTCGTERVAEAVNILGLDEEDLIINLQADQPLFPSEYFSLLIKPLLFSSDIHMSTLATPIKNLKDLENPNRVKVVLDKEGRALYFSRSSIPYFVPSGKEPLYLKHIGVYAYTKGFLDKFISLPPGDLEASEKLEQLRALEYGYKIAVTVVPKEVPEVDTPEDLEYIKTLKEEEL, encoded by the coding sequence ATGAGAAAGGTAATCATTATTCCTGCAAGATATGGATCTACAAGATTTCCTGGTAAACCTTTAGCTTTGCTTTGGGGTAAAACTATTATTCGTCATGTTTATGAAAGAGCTTTAGCTTCAGAAATAGAAGAAATATATGTAGCAACTGATGATGAAAGAATTTTTAATGAAGTAATAAGTTTTGGAGGAAAAGCAATTTTAACAAGTAAAGAACATACCTGCGGTACCGAAAGAGTTGCAGAAGCAGTTAATATTTTAGGACTTGATGAAGAAGACCTAATAATAAACTTGCAAGCTGATCAACCCCTTTTCCCCTCTGAATATTTTTCCTTGCTCATAAAACCCTTATTATTTTCTTCTGATATTCATATGAGCACTCTTGCAACACCTATAAAAAATTTAAAAGATCTTGAAAATCCTAATAGAGTAAAAGTAGTTTTAGATAAAGAAGGTAGGGCACTTTATTTTTCTAGATCTTCTATTCCCTATTTTGTTCCTTCTGGTAAAGAACCACTCTATTTAAAACATATAGGAGTTTATGCTTATACAAAAGGTTTTTTAGATAAATTTATAAGTCTTCCACCAGGAGATTTAGAAGCTTCTGAAAAACTTGAGCAATTAAGGGCTTTAGAATATGGTTATAAAATAGCTGTAACAGTAGTACCAAAAGAGGTTCCAGAAGTTGATACCCCTGAAGATTTGGAATATATAAAAACTTTAAAAGAGGAAGAGCTATGA
- the amrB gene encoding AmmeMemoRadiSam system protein B, producing MKREPAVAGYFYSDNPRELKFHLSTLIKFRENKIRAKGIIVPHAGYMYSGWVAGKVYGSIIPPDTAIIIGTNHTGLGERISLFPGEAFITPLGEVSVDKEISEDLIKSVPLLSRDVMAHLHEHSIEVQVPFLQYINPKVKIVPICLSKLSLEEVKELGKGIAEVIKKHSDKYILIVGSSDFSHYVPHEVAKKKDLMAIREILKLSEEDFLKVIYEEKISACGYIPIAVTINTCKNLGASKAELVEYQTSGDIIKDYSSVVGYGGIIIY from the coding sequence ATGAAAAGAGAACCAGCAGTTGCAGGATATTTTTATAGTGACAATCCACGAGAACTTAAGTTTCATCTATCTACTCTTATTAAATTTAGAGAAAATAAAATCAGAGCTAAAGGGATAATTGTTCCTCATGCAGGATATATGTATTCTGGATGGGTAGCAGGCAAAGTTTACGGAAGCATAATACCTCCTGATACTGCTATAATAATTGGAACAAATCATACAGGATTAGGTGAAAGGATATCCCTATTTCCTGGAGAGGCATTTATAACCCCCTTAGGTGAGGTTTCGGTTGATAAAGAAATTTCAGAAGATTTAATAAAATCAGTTCCACTTTTATCAAGAGATGTTATGGCACATCTACATGAACATTCAATAGAAGTCCAAGTTCCCTTTTTACAATACATAAATCCTAAAGTAAAAATAGTTCCTATATGTTTAAGTAAACTTAGTTTAGAAGAGGTTAAAGAGTTAGGAAAAGGTATAGCTGAGGTTATAAAAAAACATTCTGATAAATATATTTTAATTGTTGGGAGTAGTGATTTTAGTCATTATGTACCTCATGAAGTAGCTAAGAAAAAGGATTTAATGGCAATAAGAGAAATATTAAAGCTTTCAGAAGAAGATTTTCTTAAAGTTATTTATGAAGAAAAAATAAGTGCCTGTGGGTATATTCCTATAGCTGTTACTATTAATACCTGTAAAAATCTCGGAGCGAGTAAAGCTGAACTGGTAGAATATCAAACTTCAGGAGATATAATAAAGGATTATTCTTCTGTAGTTGGATATGGAGGAATAATTATTTATTAA
- the gltX gene encoding glutamate--tRNA ligase: MVVTRFPPSPTGHLHLGGARTALFNWLFARHNKGKFILRFEDTDRERSKPEYVDSIISALKWLGLEWDEGPYFQSERIEIYQKYAKKLFEEGKAYYCECSKEVLEKKKEEMLKRGLKPRYDGTCRDKNLGPGEGRALRIKVPEIEEIIFEDLLRGKIVFPAEEIDDFIIMRSDGTPTYHFAVVIDDITMGITHVIRGDDHISNTPKQIIIYNALGVNPPEFAHIPMVLGSDGARLSKRHGAKSVLEYKEAGFLPKALINYLARLGWGYGDQEYFTVEELIEKFDLQSVNLSPARFDQDKLLAINAYWIKNSDNKYLLEHLKYFLKSYDLDKFSEEYLLSAIETVKTRSKTLVEMAEMIEFYLVEEVSYDLDGAKKFLVSEIKPLLQKIVEDLEEIPLENEKKFEEYFRELSEKSGIKLKNIAQAVRVALTGKAVSPSLFEIMKVLGKERVEKRLKRALDFIESQR; encoded by the coding sequence ATGGTTGTAACTAGGTTTCCTCCGAGTCCAACAGGACATTTACATCTTGGAGGAGCAAGAACAGCGCTTTTTAATTGGCTTTTTGCAAGGCACAACAAAGGAAAATTTATCCTTCGTTTTGAAGATACAGATAGAGAAAGATCAAAACCTGAGTATGTGGATTCTATAATATCTGCTTTAAAATGGCTTGGGCTTGAATGGGACGAAGGTCCATATTTTCAAAGTGAAAGAATAGAAATATACCAAAAATATGCAAAAAAGCTTTTTGAAGAGGGAAAAGCATATTATTGCGAATGTTCTAAGGAGGTTTTAGAAAAAAAGAAAGAGGAAATGTTAAAAAGAGGGCTTAAACCAAGATATGATGGAACTTGCAGAGATAAAAATTTAGGTCCAGGTGAGGGTAGGGCATTAAGAATTAAGGTACCAGAAATTGAAGAAATTATTTTTGAAGACCTTTTAAGAGGAAAGATCGTTTTTCCTGCGGAAGAAATAGATGATTTTATAATAATGCGTTCAGATGGAACACCTACATATCATTTTGCAGTAGTAATAGATGATATTACTATGGGAATAACTCATGTAATAAGAGGAGACGATCACATTTCTAATACCCCTAAACAAATTATTATATATAATGCCCTTGGAGTTAATCCTCCAGAATTTGCACATATCCCTATGGTTCTTGGGTCTGATGGAGCAAGATTATCTAAAAGGCATGGAGCAAAATCTGTTCTTGAATATAAAGAGGCTGGTTTTTTACCTAAGGCACTTATTAATTATTTAGCTCGTCTTGGTTGGGGATATGGAGATCAAGAATATTTTACAGTAGAAGAACTAATTGAAAAATTTGATCTTCAAAGTGTAAATCTCTCTCCTGCAAGATTTGATCAAGATAAACTTTTAGCTATAAATGCTTATTGGATAAAGAATAGCGATAATAAATATCTTTTAGAGCATCTTAAATATTTTCTCAAGTCTTATGATTTAGATAAGTTTTCTGAGGAATATCTTCTTTCTGCTATAGAAACGGTAAAAACAAGAAGCAAGACCTTGGTTGAGATGGCCGAAATGATAGAATTTTACTTAGTAGAAGAAGTAAGTTATGATTTGGACGGAGCTAAAAAATTTTTAGTTTCAGAAATTAAACCTTTACTTCAAAAAATAGTTGAGGATTTAGAGGAAATTCCTTTAGAAAATGAAAAGAAATTTGAAGAGTATTTTAGAGAACTTTCTGAAAAATCAGGTATTAAGTTAAAAAATATTGCTCAAGCTGTAAGAGTTGCTTTAACAGGAAAAGCGGTTAGTCCTTCTCTTTTTGAGATAATGAAAGTTTTAGGAAAGGAAAGAGTTGAAAAGAGATTAAAGAGAGCATTAGATTTTATAGAAAGTCAAAGATAA
- a CDS encoding GGDEF and EAL domain-containing protein translates to MNKNLYPEVLIIEKILFEVSERIKTAKVGIFIRMDVFEMGYINIKYGFEKGKRLIEEIERFLRQNLRKEDLIGRIGPDEFLIFIEVKRKEDVFSVLKRIENFSSFKFEDISVFLTSGVSIYPFDGVNPLELFEKAGFALKEAKKSSPNAIVLYDKKFEDKILETLKIQTIIKEAIDINLFKFYYQPIFSSKFFRFYYQPIFSSKDLKPCSAEALARIASDNLYTASEFIHLLEVHPFIYEFEENLIKTSTFKSKNWDIPIHINVSEKTFIEGKIVENLKKYIKAGCKITVEIVERVIIKDFKRAVKTLERVLYHNSITIYHSGRS, encoded by the coding sequence GTGAATAAAAATCTTTATCCAGAAGTGTTAATTATCGAAAAAATTCTTTTTGAAGTCTCTGAAAGAATAAAAACAGCTAAGGTTGGAATTTTTATAAGGATGGATGTATTTGAGATGGGATACATAAATATAAAATATGGTTTTGAAAAGGGAAAAAGATTAATTGAGGAGATAGAAAGATTTTTAAGACAAAACTTAAGAAAGGAAGACCTTATTGGAAGAATTGGTCCAGATGAATTTTTAATTTTTATTGAGGTTAAGAGAAAAGAGGATGTATTTTCAGTTTTAAAAAGAATTGAAAATTTTTCTTCTTTTAAATTTGAAGATATAAGTGTCTTTCTTACTTCTGGGGTTTCTATTTATCCATTTGATGGAGTGAATCCTTTAGAACTTTTTGAAAAAGCTGGATTTGCCCTAAAAGAAGCTAAAAAGAGCTCCCCAAATGCTATAGTGCTTTATGATAAAAAGTTTGAAGACAAAATATTAGAGACCTTAAAAATACAGACAATCATTAAGGAAGCAATTGATATAAATCTTTTTAAATTCTATTATCAACCGATATTTAGTTCAAAATTTTTTAGGTTCTATTATCAACCAATATTTAGTTCAAAAGATTTGAAACCTTGCTCAGCCGAAGCTTTAGCAAGAATAGCTAGTGACAATCTTTATACTGCAAGTGAATTTATTCATCTACTTGAGGTTCATCCATTTATTTATGAGTTTGAAGAAAACCTTATAAAAACTTCTACCTTTAAAAGTAAAAACTGGGATATTCCAATTCATATAAATGTCTCAGAAAAAACATTTATAGAAGGAAAAATCGTTGAAAATTTGAAAAAATATATCAAAGCAGGATGCAAAATTACAGTTGAAATTGTTGAAAGAGTTATTATAAAGGATTTTAAAAGGGCTGTAAAAACTTTAGAAAGAGTGCTTTATCATAATTCTATCACAATTTATCACAGTGGAAGGAGTTAA
- a CDS encoding DJ-1/PfpI family protein, whose product MRKICKIFLSIFLIILFSSSISLSKINKKILMIIAQQNFRDEELLIPKKLFEKEGYSVVIAGTSLKPAKGMLGAVVTPQILIDQVRVDEYDAIVFVGGVGAKEYFNNSIAHKIAKEAVSKNKILAAICIAPRILAEAGVLKGKKATCWAEEGKNLERKGAYYTGRPVEVDGNIVTASGPQAAEEFAKTIIKLLKTKK is encoded by the coding sequence ATGAGAAAAATTTGTAAAATCTTTTTAAGTATATTTCTTATTATTCTATTTAGTTCTTCTATAAGTTTATCTAAAATTAACAAAAAAATTTTAATGATTATTGCTCAACAAAATTTTAGGGATGAAGAATTGTTAATTCCCAAAAAGCTTTTTGAAAAAGAGGGTTATAGTGTGGTTATAGCGGGAACTTCTTTAAAACCAGCTAAAGGTATGCTTGGTGCTGTAGTTACACCTCAAATTTTAATTGATCAGGTTAGAGTAGATGAATATGATGCTATAGTTTTTGTAGGAGGAGTAGGTGCTAAAGAATATTTTAATAATTCTATAGCCCATAAAATAGCAAAAGAAGCAGTTTCCAAGAATAAAATCCTTGCAGCTATTTGTATTGCTCCAAGAATATTAGCTGAAGCTGGGGTTTTAAAAGGGAAGAAAGCAACTTGTTGGGCAGAAGAAGGAAAGAATTTGGAAAGAAAAGGTGCATATTATACGGGAAGACCTGTTGAAGTTGATGGAAATATAGTTACAGCTTCCGGTCCTCAAGCTGCAGAAGAATTTGCAAAAACCATTATAAAACTATTAAAAACTAAAAAATAA
- a CDS encoding nucleotidyltransferase domain-containing protein translates to MPIKTGLAEIRKRKLIDELNRLIPEIIKLDVEKIILFGSLVTEDIHKTSDIDLIIVKKTDKKFLDRLDEFYSKLNPKVAIDIFVYTPEEFKEMKENNSFIKWALKEGVVAYEKKQKE, encoded by the coding sequence ATGCCTATCAAAACAGGTTTAGCAGAAATTAGGAAAAGAAAATTAATAGATGAATTAAACCGCTTAATTCCTGAAATTATTAAGCTTGATGTAGAAAAAATTATCCTTTTTGGCTCTTTAGTAACCGAAGATATTCATAAAACAAGCGATATTGATTTGATAATTGTGAAAAAGACTGATAAAAAATTTTTAGATAGGCTTGATGAGTTTTATAGTAAATTAAATCCGAAAGTAGCTATTGACATTTTTGTTTATACCCCTGAAGAGTTTAAAGAAATGAAAGAAAATAACTCGTTTATTAAATGGGCTTTAAAAGAAGGAGTTGTTGCATATGAAAAGAAACAAAAAGAATGA